From Sporolactobacillus pectinivorans:
CCGGTCATCACCCGGAAGGTCGCTGCATTCCAGTCGATCCGCCAGATCAATCGTCGCCATGACCATACGCACTTCATGATAGCCGTCGTTTCGCCTGCCAAGCACATCAAGGGATAAATTTATTTTTGCCGGCGCTTTTTCAAGTACTTTCAAACAATCCCCCCGCTTTATTTTCACTCTCTCCCTATTCATAATAAATGAAACCGTCTATAAGAAAAAGGGGTCCGTACCCTTATCGGGCAGAAACCCCTTTTTTCATGCTCAATCATTGTGCTTTCCAGCGCCAGTCAGCTGCTGTTCAGCTATTTCGATGGCGCGCCGTACCATATTTCCCGCATCGCGGGCCCGGATACCGCCCCATCCTTCATTCTTGACCGTATCATAAAAACCCAGCTCTTTGGCAAGCTCAATTTTAAACGATTCAGACATGATGCCTCTCCGTCTGGCCATGACCGGCACAACCCCTTTCGAATGGTCGAGCAGAAATAGGCTGTGCCAAATAGCTTTCCTCTATTCATGAAAAGTGGTAGAATGATTTCTGATGAAAAGGATTTCAGACAGCATAAACGCGCATTGCTACTTCATTCCTCTATGTCTGGGAACAAGGCGCATGCGCGTATCCGCTCAGTTAATCAATTGTCTTCATTCGGAAAAAGAGTGGGAAATCTTTATTGCCCGCTTGCCATTTCCTCTAAAAAGGTGAGTTCTACCGAGTCTGTCAGTACATCCGTATAGCTGTAGGAAACGCGGTCATACGCGTTTGAATCCTTATCAAGCCGGACGATGAATACTGACGGATAGGTCCCTTCCAAAACACCAATGCGTTGAATCGTTTTGCGCCTGCCCCCATTTGCTTTAAGGGTTAAACGTCTGCCGACGCGTTCATCTAAAGCGCCTTTGATATCATCAATGGTTTTTCCCATCCCGACAATCCACCTCGCTTAATTTTAAGTGTAACACAATGGACGTCAAAAAGCAAATAGCTTGAATTATATCAAGAAACCATTAGCGATGTCAATGCTTTTGCTAATAAATTTTTGCCCATTTTGAACATCTTTTGTTAGTATGCGCCTGGTAACTAAGTAAAATTCCTTTTTGCAGAAGGAAAAATGAAGTGCATACTTTTTTTCGTGATAAGAAGCACTCAATCCGATGGAAAAGGCAGCCCTGTCCGCAGCATGCCCCTGCTCTCAACTCCACCCAGCCCGCCGGCTCCTGTCAAAGTATTGCGCAATACCTCCCAGACGTTAACACTATCCATGAAAGAAGTGAAACTGATTTTGGCAACGAGGTAAACCGGATCCAGTGCATGAATATTCA
This genomic window contains:
- a CDS encoding small, acid-soluble spore protein, alpha/beta type encodes the protein MARRRGIMSESFKIELAKELGFYDTVKNEGWGGIRARDAGNMVRRAIEIAEQQLTGAGKHND
- a CDS encoding Veg family protein, producing MGKTIDDIKGALDERVGRRLTLKANGGRRKTIQRIGVLEGTYPSVFIVRLDKDSNAYDRVSYSYTDVLTDSVELTFLEEMASGQ